GCTGATTCAGCTTAGAGTTGAGGTCGCAAAATCGTTGGAAAACGCGAGGGCGCAAAAAATGATCGGCTCTTCTCTGGAGGCCGCGGTTCATTTGGAAGCGTCTGGAGAGCTTTTCGGGTTTTTAAAAGAGGTTGAAAAGGATCTTCCGATGCTCTTTATTGTTTCTCAAGTGGACGTGTCCGGGCTTTTTTCAAAAGAGGTCAACGAGACGCCTATAGGAAAATTATGGGTTGAAATTTCCAAAGCCAAAGGGACAAAATGCGACCGATGCTGGAACTACAGTGAACGGGCGGGAGAAAATAATGATCACCCTCTGTTGTGTGAGCGGTGTGTTCCCGTGGTGCTTGGCGTGAACAGGACTTAGCGTAGCATCCGGCTTAGCCGGTGCGAAGCGCGGGGTTCGGGGGCATCGGAGGATTTCACGAAGTGAAACCGCACGGACCCCTGAATATCATGGAGAAATGACTTATTTATAGAAAACCTTTTAAAATTTATCTGGCCCTTTTTTCAATCGTGAGCCTGGTAATCCTGATCGACCAGGCCACCAAGTCCTTCATCGCCAAATCCTTTAAGCTGTATGAATCGATGGTTGTCATCCAGCATTTTTTTAGTTTAACCTATACCCGCAACCCCGGCGCGGCCTTTGGTTTTCTTGCCGGGCAGGATGGGCATTTCCGCGCGATCTTTTTTTTATTGATTTCCTGTGTGGCGCTGGTTTTTTTAGTCTATTTTTTTATGAATACCCCGCCGGAGGAACGTTTCTCGCTCGCGGCCATTTCGTTGATTTTAGGTGGGGCCATCGGGAACTTCTTAGACCGGGTTAAAATGGGAGAAGTTATTGATTTTTTGGACTTTTATATTGGACAGCACCATTGGTGGATTTTTAATGTTGCGGATTCCGCCATTACGGTTGGAATCTCTATTTTAGTTCTTCAGATGTTTTTAAAAAAAACAAAAGAGAGTGAAATTTTATCTTAATTTATAACGCGACAGATTTAAAATCCCTTCCCGATGAAAATCTTCCTCAGCAACTGGAGTTTAATGTTCCAAAGAGAGCCCCAAGCTGCCGCCTTGATCTTTATTTAATCAAGAGGGGGATCCCTTTGTCCAGGACACGGATTCAGAATTTAATTGAAGAGCAAAAAGTAACCGTTAATGCAAAACCGGTCAAGCCAGGTTATAAGATCCGGCCGGAGGACAAGATTCAACTTGTCGTTCCCGCACCGCGATCCATTTTGATAGAACCTGAAGCTATCCCCCTTGAAATTCTTTATCAGGATGAAGACCTCCTGGTTGTCAATAAAGCGGCTGGCCTGGTGATGCACCCGGCTCCCGGCAATTTCACCGGGACCCTGGTTCATGCCCTTCTGCATCATATCAAGGATTTAAAAGGAATTGGGGGGGAAGAAAGGCCGGGAATCGTCCATCGGCTTGATAAAGAAACCTCCGGGGTTGTCGTCATTGCAAAAGCTGATTTTCCTTTAACCCATCTGATGAAGCAGTTTAAAGCCCATACCATTGAAAAAGTCTACCTGGCCCTTGTCTGGGGAAAAGTGAAGCTGAATCAGGGCAAAGTCGACCTTTCAATTGGCCGGGATCAAAAAGACCGAAAAAAAATCTCCTCACATACCCAAAAACCAAAAAAGGCCCTCTCCCAGTATAAAGTTTTAAAACGTTTTAATTTAACGACAGATAAGGAAATGGCTGTGAGCCTGGTTGAAGTCAGGCCTGAAACCGGACGGACCCATCAAATCAGGGTTCATATGGCCTCGTTGGGCCACCCGGTTCTGGGCGACAAGACGTATGGCGGAAAACAGGACCGGCAAGGGTTAATTCAGGCGGAGAGACAGATGCTTCACGCCTCAACGATTTGTTTTGAACATCCGAGGACCAAACAACTCCTTTCCTTTACGGCTCCTATTCCTGCAGATATGAAAACGATTTTAGACCAGCTGGAAAAAGGCCATGATGTTCCTGTCCGATAATCCCGGTGGTGCAGTTAGATCTCGTGAATCGCAACCGGGGAAGTTCAAATAGGTAAAATATTTCAGGATAAAGTGAAAAAGTTTTCCCATACCTTATTCTGATTTTAAAATCAGGATGAAATATGAACAGCCTCGGTTCTTAAAATAGTCAATTAAATTAAGGATTTGAACGGGCTATTCATTTTTAACCCAAGAACAGAGTTAGAAAGCTGTCATTGCGAACAAAGTGAAGCAATCTCAAGACTTTACGATAAGATTGCCACGCACCCTTCGGTGCTCGCAATGACATGATTAATAAGTGGGTGCGAAGTCTATCGCTGGTCCCAAACGGGATAACCCGATTATTAATCAAAAAGATCCCAATCACTATGGAATGTTAACCTCGACCGGAGTAGCAGGAAAGAGTGACACCCTTTGGGGAGTTTATACAGAGGCCAGTTACCGGTATGCCTATCGTCATGAATTAGCCGCCCGGTTTGATTATGCGGCTCCCTCCAGCGAGGATTATATTGACCCTGCCAATCCAGGGTTAACAGGTTTAAAGCAGGAAGATTCCCATGTCCGGTATGCCGCCGCCTATCGTTATTACGTAAGCCCGGTTGCACGATGGACTTTTGAATACGATCACCTGAATGCAAGCGGTCTACAACAGGATAGTGATATTTTAATTGTCCAGTTGAATATGGGGTTAGGAACGGTGACACCCGGTGTGGGTAAATTTTTAACTTTATTTTAATCTGATCGACTACGAGCAGAACAGAAAAGGAGAATTGAATGATTTATCTTGATAAGTGTTTTAAAAAGTTTGTTTTATACAGCACCCTATTCTTGAGTTTAGCGATTTTCACCGGGACGTCGGAGGCAAAGCTCCTGGTGGTGGGGACAACCGAACATGAGGCCCTCCTGGCAAAACAGGTAGGGGGGGATTTAATTGATGTCCGGTGGATTGTCGGTGCAGATGAAGACGCCCATTTTGTAGAACCGAATAAAACCTTTCTTCCAATTCTCAATAAAGCCGATCTCTTATTAGTCAATGGACAGGATATTGAAGCCGGCTGGCTCGGTTTTCTCCTGGCAGATGGACGAAACGAAAAAATAAATAGGGATCAGGAACATTATATTAATTTATCCGAAGATGCGACCATTTTACCCTATACAGCGGAAGAACTTCGTCAAACAAAGTTTTATACCGTGATTCTCGGAATGGGTTTAGGAAAAACCGTTGGAAATCATCATTACTGGTTGGATCCGGCCAACGAAATCCCGATGATTCAAAATATCAAAAAAGCGTTGAGCAGTGTGGATCCGGGTAATTCCAAAACGTATGAATCCAATGCCCAGGGATTAATGTCCAGGTTAGAGGAAAAAATTAAAGAATGGGATGCTAAAATGGTTCCTTTCAAAGGAAAAAAGATTATCTCCTATCACCGGGATTGGACCTATCTGGCTCAACGTCATGGACTCGAAATCGTCAGTTACATTGAACCTAGAGAAATGACCCGGCCAACACAGGCAGATTACACGGGTCTTGCAAACCGGATTAAAGGTAAAGAAGTTTCCGCCATTCTTCTCACGGAAACTCAACGGCCTCCCTATGTCAATGTCGATAGCATAAGGGATCTTGCTGTCAAATTTCATTCAAAATTAATTATTCTTCCTGACTCGATGAGCGAGTCCGAAAAACGGACGGATGTTGTGGTTTATTTCGACCATGTTTATGAAGAATTAAGCAAGGCCTTAAGTCATCCGTAAATGAAATTTTATTGTCCGTACGGGCCGCTTTTATCTGTCACCGGTGAAGAAAACAATTTGACGAAAGACCCTTTCTAGGGCATGATAAATTTGATCAAACTATGAAAAAATTACTGCTGATTTTTCTTGTCTCTTTTTTTCCCCTGCAGACGATTTCCAATGAGGCATCGGCCAAACTTCTGGTTCTGTCGACCTATGAGCATTGGGCGGATTTGGCCCATCAAATTGGTGGAGACAAGATTGAATCCCGCTTTTTAGGAAAAGGGTATCAGAATCCCCATGAAATTTCTTCTACCCCTGCTTTTGTTCCCTTACTCAATAAAGCAGATCTTCTTTTGGTCAATGGTCAGGAGCTGGAGCTGAACTGGCTTCCTCAGGCGCTCATTCTCTGCCGGAATGAAAGGATTCAAAAAGGGGAGCACGGATATGTCGATGTCTCAAAAGATATTCCTTTGCTCCAGTATGATCAGGACGATTTAAAAGACTCTCCATTTGCCAGGCTCCTGGTTTTATTAAGCGCTGGAAAAATTGGAAACCATCACTACTGGATGGAGCCTTCCAATAATCTGATCATGGCTAAAAATATTGAAGAGGCTTTGGAAGCAGCCGATCCTGCCAATGCTTCTGTTTATCAAACGAATCTAAAGACTTTTTCAGACCGGTTTTCACAAAAGATTAAGGAATGGGATGCCATGATGGTCCCTTATGAAGGGGAAAAGATTGTCAGCTATCATAGAAGCTGGACCTATCTTGCCAGGCGCTATCATTGGACAATAGAGGATTATGTGGAACCGCACGAGACGATTCCTCCGAGCGCCTCCTACATGGCGGCGCTTGTCGAAAAAATGAAAAAAGAAAACGTGAAGATTATTTTAATGGAAAACTATCAAAATTTACAAATAGCCAAATCCACCCAAGACCAGCGATAGACTTCGCACCCACTTATTAATCATGTCATTGCGAGCACCGAAGGGTGCGTGGCAATCTTATCGTAAAGTCTTGAGATTGCTTCACTTTGTTCGCAATGACAGCTTTCTAACTCTGTTCTGCCTGTTTGATAAAATTTTTGGAGAATTTTCCAAAGCGTTTAAAAAAGTGCATCATATGTAGGGGCAGGCCCCCGTGCCTGCCCTGGGCGACCACAGGGGGCCGCCCCTACCATCATTATTAAAAGAGAAAATCATGGCGACGCAGATTGACATCAAAGATTTATCCATTGGATATCACAAAAAACCGCTTCTTTCGGGTATATCTCTGGCGATTCAAGATGGAGATTTTTGGGGAATTGTGGGTCCCAACGGAGCCGGGAAAACGACGTTTGTGAAAACCATTTTGGGAAGCGTCCCGCCGATTCATGGGGTAATTGAAAAAAGCAAGGACCTCATTGTAGGCTATGTCCCTCAACGGGGAACCCTGGATGATATTTTTCCTTTAACGGCCCTGGATGTGGTGCTCATGGGCCGTTATTCGAAAATAGGGCTCTTTCATCGGGTGAAGCCAAAAGACCGGAAGATTGCGTCAGATCTTTTGGAAAAAGTGGGGATTCCCCATCTGTCTCAAAAACCCTTCAGGCAACTTTCGGGAGGGCAGAAACAACGGGTTTTGATTGCCCGGGGCCTTGCCACGGAACCCAATATTTTAATTTTGGATGAGCCGACAGACGCCATGGATATTGAAGGGGAAAACAATATCATGAAGCTAATCATGTCTCTTCATGAAGAATCCAACATTACCATTTTAATGATAACCCATATTTTAAACCTGATTGCCAATTACGCAAAAAGTTTAATCATCATCCATGGGGAGGGCATTTTCGAAGCGGGTGAAACCGATCAGTTGCTCACGGACGAAAATTTAAAGAAAATCTATAAAATAGACCTGGATGTTCATAATCTTCATGGACAAAAATATGTGGTGGTTCATAGTCATGAAATCCAGCACAGCCATGCTCATCACGGGCACGCCCATCCCCATCATCCCGAGAAACCCAAAAAGAGGTATTAATGGACTGGTTGCGTCATATTCCGCTTCTATCGAATCTTTTGCTGGTGGAAAGCAACCCAAGAACAGCGATAGAAAGTTGTCATTGCGAGCGAAGCGAAGCAATCTCGCCATCGTGAACCGAGATCGCCACGCACCCTGCGGGCGCTCGCGATGACAGGCAAAACAAGGAGTTACAAATCCTATCGCTGTTCTTGCGCTCCTTTATAATGGTATTCTTGCCTGTACGTTGGCGGCACTGGTCAGTTCTTTTTTGGGTGTTTTTATTGTCTTAAAAAGAATTGTCTTTGTGAGCGCGGCGCTTTCCCAGGTTTCTGCGCTTGGAATCGCGATATCGATTCTGGCGGGGATTTTTT
The window above is part of the Nitrospirota bacterium genome. Proteins encoded here:
- a CDS encoding metal ABC transporter substrate-binding protein, translated to MKKLLLIFLVSFFPLQTISNEASAKLLVLSTYEHWADLAHQIGGDKIESRFLGKGYQNPHEISSTPAFVPLLNKADLLLVNGQELELNWLPQALILCRNERIQKGEHGYVDVSKDIPLLQYDQDDLKDSPFARLLVLLSAGKIGNHHYWMEPSNNLIMAKNIEEALEAADPANASVYQTNLKTFSDRFSQKIKEWDAMMVPYEGEKIVSYHRSWTYLARRYHWTIEDYVEPHETIPPSASYMAALVEKMKKENVKIILMENYQNLQIAKSTQDQR
- a CDS encoding RluA family pseudouridine synthase, whose product is MEFNVPKRAPSCRLDLYLIKRGIPLSRTRIQNLIEEQKVTVNAKPVKPGYKIRPEDKIQLVVPAPRSILIEPEAIPLEILYQDEDLLVVNKAAGLVMHPAPGNFTGTLVHALLHHIKDLKGIGGEERPGIVHRLDKETSGVVVIAKADFPLTHLMKQFKAHTIEKVYLALVWGKVKLNQGKVDLSIGRDQKDRKKISSHTQKPKKALSQYKVLKRFNLTTDKEMAVSLVEVRPETGRTHQIRVHMASLGHPVLGDKTYGGKQDRQGLIQAERQMLHASTICFEHPRTKQLLSFTAPIPADMKTILDQLEKGHDVPVR
- a CDS encoding zinc ABC transporter substrate-binding protein gives rise to the protein MIYLDKCFKKFVLYSTLFLSLAIFTGTSEAKLLVVGTTEHEALLAKQVGGDLIDVRWIVGADEDAHFVEPNKTFLPILNKADLLLVNGQDIEAGWLGFLLADGRNEKINRDQEHYINLSEDATILPYTAEELRQTKFYTVILGMGLGKTVGNHHYWLDPANEIPMIQNIKKALSSVDPGNSKTYESNAQGLMSRLEEKIKEWDAKMVPFKGKKIISYHRDWTYLAQRHGLEIVSYIEPREMTRPTQADYTGLANRIKGKEVSAILLTETQRPPYVNVDSIRDLAVKFHSKLIILPDSMSESEKRTDVVVYFDHVYEELSKALSHP
- the lspA gene encoding signal peptidase II, which encodes MYLALFSIVSLVILIDQATKSFIAKSFKLYESMVVIQHFFSLTYTRNPGAAFGFLAGQDGHFRAIFFLLISCVALVFLVYFFMNTPPEERFSLAAISLILGGAIGNFLDRVKMGEVIDFLDFYIGQHHWWIFNVADSAITVGISILVLQMFLKKTKESEILS
- a CDS encoding metal ABC transporter ATP-binding protein, producing the protein MATQIDIKDLSIGYHKKPLLSGISLAIQDGDFWGIVGPNGAGKTTFVKTILGSVPPIHGVIEKSKDLIVGYVPQRGTLDDIFPLTALDVVLMGRYSKIGLFHRVKPKDRKIASDLLEKVGIPHLSQKPFRQLSGGQKQRVLIARGLATEPNILILDEPTDAMDIEGENNIMKLIMSLHEESNITILMITHILNLIANYAKSLIIIHGEGIFEAGETDQLLTDENLKKIYKIDLDVHNLHGQKYVVVHSHEIQHSHAHHGHAHPHHPEKPKKRY